Part of the Gemmatimonadota bacterium genome is shown below.
CGCGCCACACTCCGAAAGCTGGCGACGGTGTTGACTACTGGCGGCCGATTCCTCTTCACCGCCCCCGCCGAGCCGTGCCGCTGGAGTGACGTGCTCACGGGGCGTGACTCGGAGTCGCTGGGTGCCGAGGCGTACCGCACTCTCCTGGCAGAGGCCGGGCTCACCGTGGTGGCCGAAACCGAGGACGAGGGGGGCAACCATTACTACGATGCGTTCAGGCAGTAACTTCAAGCGCCCCCCTGAGGAGGAACGCCATGATCGTCGAGGCAGCCGTGACTGTCGCTGGATCGCGCACCGCGGTCTGGGCCGTCATCACCGACATTGAACATGCGGCGACCACCTACAGCGGGATTGAAAAAATCGAGGTGATCGAGCGGCCACTCAGTGGTTTGGCGGGACTCAAGTGGCGGGAGACGCGGGTCCTCTTCGGCAAGCCAGCCGCCGTGGAGAAGTGGATCACCGACGCCGCGGAGCCGGACTATTACATCGCCCGCGCCGAGAGCGACGGATTCGTCTTCGTCTCCACGAAACGACTCTCCGAGCATGATGGAGTCGTTACGCTGACCGAGTCGCATGAATCCTTGCCGCAGACCCTGATGGCCAGGCTGCAGATGATTCCGATGGCGTTGTTCTTCAAGGGCGTGATCCGGAAAGCGATCCTGCAGGACCTCCATGATGTCAACGCCGCAGTCGGTGGGCCCCGATAGTGAGTCGCCAGGGTCGATCCACCATCCGGCTCCGCATTGTCGTCACCGACCCGGTGCCCGGTGTTGCGCTCGCCCTGCAGTCGGGGCGATTCGATCTCGTTGCACCGACATCGGTGACGGCGTCGGCGGTGGCGTTCGAATTGGCGGTGGAGGCGAGCCAGCCGGTCGCGGATGGTCCGGTCGTCTGCTACGGGCCATTCACCCAGGGGCCACCGACGGAGCGGTTCGTCTACGTCACCGTCGGGACACGGGCGGGTCAGCCCAACAGTCCCTATGAGCGGCGGGCGAAGATCCCTCTTGCCGGCATCACCCCCGCGCTCTTTCA
Proteins encoded:
- a CDS encoding SRPBCC family protein, whose translation is MIVEAAVTVAGSRTAVWAVITDIEHAATTYSGIEKIEVIERPLSGLAGLKWRETRVLFGKPAAVEKWITDAAEPDYYIARAESDGFVFVSTKRLSEHDGVVTLTESHESLPQTLMARLQMIPMALFFKGVIRKAILQDLHDVNAAVGGPR